From the genome of Solidesulfovibrio carbinolicus, one region includes:
- a CDS encoding Tim44 domain-containing protein, translating into MGRTACVLLAVFALLFASVELGLAKRLGGGGSMGNRQSFSTSTTPRPDAGSPSGSFSSQQARPNPTAAAPGGGMFSRPGLGGMLGGLLVGGLVGSMLFGGGHGWGGPSLIDMLLIGGGLFLLFRFMRSRRAATAQGPDYGQPMSRTYEAEPQAQAKQAAAGGWSNLGAADQPAAPAGSDLPPGFDAADFLAGAKALFARMQQSWSKRDLADIEAFATPAFMADVRKQAAEDPTPSPTDVLLVDAKLLEVRSQNGATIASAYFDVLMREDPKAGQPEQVREVWHFTRKETVPGDAWKLDAIQQLDA; encoded by the coding sequence GTGGGTCGTACCGCATGTGTCTTGCTGGCTGTTTTTGCTTTGCTTTTTGCAAGCGTGGAGCTGGGCCTGGCCAAACGGCTGGGCGGCGGCGGTTCCATGGGCAACCGGCAGTCCTTCAGCACGTCCACCACCCCCCGGCCCGATGCGGGTTCCCCTTCAGGCAGTTTTTCCTCGCAGCAGGCCCGACCCAATCCCACGGCGGCCGCTCCCGGCGGCGGCATGTTCTCGCGCCCGGGCCTCGGCGGGATGCTCGGCGGCTTGCTTGTCGGCGGCCTGGTCGGCTCCATGCTTTTTGGCGGCGGCCATGGCTGGGGCGGTCCCAGCCTGATCGACATGCTGCTGATCGGCGGCGGGTTGTTCCTGCTTTTCCGGTTCATGCGCTCGCGCCGCGCGGCCACCGCCCAGGGGCCGGACTACGGCCAGCCCATGTCCCGCACTTACGAAGCCGAACCCCAGGCCCAGGCCAAGCAAGCGGCGGCCGGCGGCTGGAGCAACCTCGGCGCGGCGGACCAGCCGGCCGCGCCCGCCGGATCGGACCTGCCGCCGGGCTTTGACGCCGCCGACTTCCTGGCCGGAGCCAAGGCCCTGTTTGCCCGGATGCAGCAGTCCTGGAGCAAGCGCGATCTGGCCGACATCGAGGCCTTTGCCACCCCGGCGTTCATGGCCGACGTGCGCAAGCAGGCCGCCGAGGACCCGACTCCGTCGCCCACCGACGTGCTTCTGGTTGACGCCAAGCTCCTGGAAGTGCGCAGCCAAAACGGCGCAACCATCGCCTCGGCCTACTTCGACGTGCTCATGCGCGAAGACCCCAAGGCCGGGCAGCCCGAACAGGTGCGCGAAGTCTGGCACTTCACGCGCAAGGAAACCGTGCCCGGCGACGCCTGGAAGCTCGACGCCATCCAGCAACTGGACGCTTAG
- a CDS encoding two-component system sensor histidine kinase NtrB, with protein sequence MLTFAHSTYFHDLLESFSAGVVICNIRGLVYAANEAACRLLGVSRRELADPARSAALIARADAPRQLARFLAAAIKHGQKPEPLSIAYTHPDGQLRRYRLSGSLLLENEKIFGILIEITDVTEIYRLHERDRDRLLGVQAAQKERIEGLIRFSLAVAHQIRNPLMVIGGFTGRLLRGKGEGDPEAEALSMILDGARRLEAVVRAVADYARREEPVMAPCDLAGLADQAFAEALAATGGAGRLETAGLDGPDGHVRADAAMLTAILAALCANALEAAPQGGARVTLACARQGENVRLTVADNGPGPADDVLPYAFDPFFTTKAVGVGMGLTIARRRAEEMGGALTLERGPDGGGLARLTLPGRK encoded by the coding sequence ATGCTCACCTTTGCCCACTCGACCTATTTCCACGACCTCCTGGAGAGTTTCTCGGCCGGCGTGGTCATCTGCAACATCCGGGGGCTGGTCTACGCCGCCAACGAAGCCGCCTGCCGGCTGCTCGGGGTCAGCCGCCGCGAACTGGCCGATCCGGCCCGTTCGGCCGCCCTCATTGCCCGGGCCGACGCGCCCCGGCAACTGGCCCGGTTCCTGGCCGCGGCCATCAAGCACGGCCAAAAGCCCGAGCCGCTGTCCATCGCCTACACCCATCCCGACGGCCAGTTGCGGCGCTATCGCCTGTCGGGGTCGCTTCTGCTTGAAAACGAGAAAATCTTCGGCATCCTCATCGAGATCACCGACGTCACTGAAATCTACCGTCTCCACGAACGCGACCGCGACCGGCTCCTTGGCGTCCAGGCCGCCCAGAAGGAACGCATCGAGGGACTGATCCGGTTTTCCCTGGCCGTGGCCCACCAGATCCGTAATCCGCTCATGGTCATCGGCGGCTTCACGGGCCGGCTGTTGCGTGGCAAAGGGGAGGGCGATCCCGAGGCCGAGGCGTTGTCCATGATCCTGGACGGGGCCAGGCGGCTGGAAGCCGTGGTGCGGGCGGTTGCGGACTATGCCCGGCGGGAGGAGCCGGTCATGGCCCCGTGCGACCTGGCCGGGCTGGCCGACCAGGCCTTTGCCGAGGCCCTGGCGGCTACGGGCGGCGCGGGCCGGCTGGAAACGGCGGGCCTGGACGGGCCGGATGGGCACGTCCGGGCCGACGCGGCCATGCTGACCGCCATTCTGGCGGCGCTATGCGCCAATGCCCTGGAAGCCGCCCCGCAAGGCGGGGCGCGGGTGACCCTGGCCTGCGCCCGCCAGGGCGAAAACGTAAGGCTGACGGTTGCCGACAACGGCCCCGGGCCGGCCGACGACGTGCTGCCCTACGCTTTTGACCCCTTTTTCACCACCAAGGCCGTGGGCGTGGGCATGGGGCTGACCATCGCCCGGCGGCGGGCCGAAGAGATGGGCGGCGCGCTCACCTTGGAACGCGGCCCGGACGGCGGCGGGCTGGCCCGCCTTACGCTCCCCGGCCGGAAATGA
- a CDS encoding TraR/DksA family transcriptional regulator, translated as MGHLDVDRISEVLRDMLETLKGKSRDSLGLMAREETACPDAVDRAAAESDRHMALIMGERDRQLISEIHEALARVKDGEYGICQECGEEIGLARLRVQPTATLCVHCKSLLEDMGRPYMQGGRADSAFLEE; from the coding sequence ATGGGACATCTCGACGTGGACCGGATCAGTGAAGTGCTGCGCGACATGCTGGAAACCCTCAAAGGCAAGTCCCGGGACTCCCTGGGACTCATGGCCCGGGAAGAAACGGCCTGCCCCGACGCCGTGGACCGGGCGGCGGCCGAGTCCGACCGCCACATGGCGCTGATCATGGGCGAGCGCGACCGCCAGCTCATCAGCGAAATCCATGAAGCCCTGGCCCGGGTCAAGGACGGGGAATACGGCATCTGCCAGGAGTGCGGCGAGGAGATCGGCCTGGCCCGGCTTCGCGTCCAGCCCACGGCCACCCTGTGCGTCCACTGCAAGTCGCTGCTCGAAGACATGGGCCGGCCCTACATGCAGGGCGGGCGGGCCGACTCCGCGTTTCTCGAAGAATAG